The proteins below are encoded in one region of Populus alba chromosome 2, ASM523922v2, whole genome shotgun sequence:
- the LOC118042019 gene encoding pyrophosphate--fructose 6-phosphate 1-phosphotransferase subunit alpha, which yields MDSDFGIPRELSDLQKLRSLYQPGLPPCLQGTTVRVEFGDVTTCADPADVHAISRAFPHTYGQPLAHFLRATAKVPDAQIITDHPAVRVGIVFCGRQSPGGHNVVWGLQNALKIHNPKSTLLGFLGGSEGFFAQKTLEITDDILETYKNQGGYDLLGRTKDQIRTTEQVRAALTACKDLKLDALVIIGGVTSNTDAAQLAETFAVEKCQTKVVGVPVTLNGDLKNQFVETNVGFDTICKVNSQLISNVCTDALSAEKYYYFIRLMGRKASHVALECTLQSHPNMVILGEEVAASKLTLFDLTKKICDAVQARAEQDKNHGVILLPEGLIESIPEVYALLKEIHSLLKQGVAPDSISSQLSPWASALLEFLPPFIKRELLLHPESDDSAQLSQIETEKLLAHLVEAEMNRRLKEGTYKGKKFNAICHFFGYQARGSLPSKFDCDYAYVLGHICYHILAAGLNGYMATISNLKNPSNKWRCGAAPITAMMTVKHWAQSPGASSIGKPAIHPATVDLKGKAYELLRVNAGRFLMEDLYRNPGPLQFDGPGADSKAVSLSVEDADYMGRIKKLQEYLDKVRNIVKPGCSQDVLKAALSVMSSVTEVLSVMSSTSSSGLTTL from the exons CCTTCCCCCACACCTATGGTCAGCCCTTGGCTCACTTCCTCAGGGCAACTGCTAAAGTCCCTGATGCTCAGATTATAACCGACCATCCTGCTGTCAG GGTGGGAATAGTCTTCTGTGGGAGACAGTCTCCTGGAGGACATAATGTCGTATGGGGTCTTCAAAACGCTCTTAAAATCCATAATCCTAAAAGCACCTTACTTGGATTTCTAG GAGGTTCTGAAGGTTTTTTTGCTCAGAAAACACTCGAAATTACAGATGACATTCTTGAGACCTACAAAAATCAAG GCGGTTATGATTTGCTGGGACGGACAAAAGATCAAATAAGAACAACCGAACAGGTTAGGGCAGCACTAACTGCATGCAAAGATTTGAAATTGGATGCCCTTGTTATCATTGGAG GAGTTACATCAAATACAGATGCTGCTCAGCTTGCTGAAACATTTGCTGTGGAAAAATGCCAAACAAAG GTGGTTGGTGTTCCTGTTACTTTAAATGGAGATCTCAAGAATCAATTCGTGGAAACCAATGTTGGTTTCGATACAATATGCAAG GTTAATTCCCAGCTCATCAGCAATGTGTGCACCGATGCTCTCTCTGCAGAGAAG TATTATTATTTCATCCGGCTCATGGGCCGAAAGGCATCTCATGTTGCTCTGGAATGCACACTTCAGTCTCATCCAAATATG GTTATTCTTGGTGAGGAGGTGGCTGCATCGAAGCTTACTCTTTTTGACTTGaccaaaaaaatttgtgatgcAGTCCAAGCACGAGCAGAGCAAG ACAAGAATCATGGAGTCATTCTACTGCCAGAGGGACTCATAGAAAGCATTCCTGAGGTCTATGCTCTCTTGAAG GAAATACACAGTTTACTCAAGCAAGGTGTTGCTCCTGACAGCATTTCATCACAGCTTTCACCATGGGCATCTGCTTTACTTGAATTTTTGCCACCCTTTATCAAGAGAGAG CTGCTGCTTCATCCTGAATCAGATGACTCAGCACAGTTATCCCAG ATTGAAACAGAGAAACTTCTAGCACATCTTGTGGAGGCAGAAATGAACAGGCGGCTG AAAGAAGGGACATATAAGGGGAAGAAGTTCAATGCTATATGCCACTTTTTTGGTTATCAGGCCCGAGGGTCCTTACCATCGAAATTCGATTGTGACTATGCCTAT GTTCTTGGGCACATCTGCTACCATATTTTAGCCGCTGGTTTGAATGGTTACATGGCCACAATAAGTAACCTAAAGAATCCCTCGAACAAGTGGCGTTGTGGTGCTGCTCCTATTACA GCAATGATGACAGTGAAGCATTGGGCTCAAAGCCCTGGTGCATCTTCAATTGGAAAACCTGCTATTCATCCAGCTACCGTGGATTTGAAAGGCAAAGCATATGA GCTGCTGAGAGTAAATGCAGGAAGATTTTTGATGGAAGATCTGTACAGAAATCCAGGTCCCCTTCAATTTGATGGTCCTGGTGCTGATTCTAAGGCTGTATCTCTCTCTGTTGAAGACGCGGATTACATGGGCCGGATCAAGAAACTGCAGGAATACCTTGACAAG GTTAGAAACATTGTGAAACCAGGGTGCTCTCAGGATGTTCTGAAAGCTGCGTTGAGTGTCATGTCTTCTGTGACTGAAGTTCTCTCTGTGATGTCCTCAACCTCATCCAGTGGCCTAACAACCCTTTAA